CCGTGCTACGCGACGCCCCGATCCTGATCCTCGACGAGCCGACGTCGGCCCTCGACGTCGGCACCGAGGCGCGGGTCATGGCCGCGCTGGAGCGGCTCATGGCCGGCCGCACCACGTTCGTCATCGCACACCGCCTCTCGACGGTGCGCCGCGCCGACACGATCCTCGTCCTCGAGGACGGGCACATCGTGGAGCAGGGACCGTACCGGGAGCTGGTCGCACGCGGCGGGGTGTTCGCACGGCTCCATCACACGCAGTTCGCGGACGAGGAGGAGGATGGGCGTGCCGCATCCCGATAGGACGCTTCTGGTGCTGCACATCGTGGGGCAGTACCCGATGGCCGGCGTCGCCTGGCAGGCGCTCCACTATCTGCTCGGCTTCAAGGCGCTCGGCTGGGACGTCTGGTACGTCGAGGACTCGGGCGCGGCGCCGTACGACCCGATCGCCGGCGGCGTGACGGGCGAGACGAGCTACGCCGTGCGCTACGTCGCCGACGTCATGAGCCGCTTCGGGCTCGGCGACCGCTGGGCGTACCTCGACATGATGCAGAACCAGGTGCACGGCATCTCGCGCACGCAGCTCGACGCCCTGTACGAGCGCGCCGCCGGCATCGTGAACCTGTGCGGCGCGACCGCGCCGCGCGAGGAGCACCGCCGCGGCGGCCGCCTCATCTACGTCGAGACGGATCCCGTCTACGAGCAGCTCCGCACCGCCAGCGGCGACACGTCGTCCCTGGCGTTCCTGCGCGCCCACGACGTGCTCTTCACCTACGGCGAGAACCTCGGCGAGCCGGACTGCCCGGTGCCGATGGGCGGCTTCGCGTGGAAGAAGACGCGGCCCCCGGTGGTGATGTACTGCTGGAGCGGGCGGCCCGATGCGGCGGCGCGCTACTTCACGACCGTCGCGTCGTTCGCGAACAAGGGCAAGGACGTCACCTGGCAGGGCGAGACGTACCGCTGGTCGAAGGACGAGAACTTCCTGCGCTTCCTCGACCTGCCGCAGCGTACGCCGCAGCCGTTCCGCGCCGCGATGCGTCCCGCGGATGCGGCCATCGAGGCACGCGTGCGCGCCGCCGGCTGGGAGCTCGTCGACCCGGGCGACACCTCGCGCGACGTCGACGGCTACCGCGACTTCATCCGCGGCTCGCGCGGCGAGTTCACGGTCGCCAAGGACATCTACGTCCGCCCGCGCAGCGGCTGGTTCAGCGACCGCAGCGTCTGCTACCTGGCGGCCGGGCGTCCGGTGATCACGCAGGACACCGGCTTCGGCAAGTACGTGCCGACGGGCGAGGGGCTGTTCGCCTTCTCCACGATGGACGAGGCCGTCGACGCCATCGCGCGCGTCAACGCCGACTACCCGCGCCACGCGGCGGCGGCACGCCGCGTGGCCGCCGAGGCGTTCGGCGCCGGGCCGGTGCTGCGCCGCTTCCTCGTCGATGCCGGCCTCGGCTGAGGGGCCATGCGCGTCGTCGTCACGGGGCTGGTCGCGACCTACCCCTGGGCAGGGTCGCGTGGCGATGCTCGAGGCGGTCAGACGCGGTGCCGGGCGAGCAGCCCCTTGGCGATCACCAGGCGCTGGATCTCGTTCGTGCCTTCGCCGATGATCATGAGGGGCGCGTCCCGGTAGAAGCGCTCGACCGGGAACTCCTTGGTGTAGCCGTAGCCGCCGAGGATGCGCATCGCCTCGAGCGACACCTCCTGGCAGGTCTCGGACGCGAAGTACTTGGCCATGCCGGCCTCGAGGTCGCAGCGCTCGCCGCGATCCTTCATGGCAGCGGCGTTGCGCACGAGCAGCGTGGCGGCCTCGATCTTGGTCGCCATCTCGGCGAGCTTCAGCTGGATCGCCTGGTGCTCGCAGATGGGCTTGCCGAAGGTGGTGCGCTGCTGGCTGTACTTGATCGCCGCCTCGAAGGCGGCGCGCGCGACGCCGACCGCGCGCGCCGCGATGTTGATGCGACCGACCTCGAGGCCCGACAGCACCGTCTGGAGGCCGCGCCCCTCCTCGCCGCCGATGAGGTTCGCGACCGGGACGCGGTGGTCCTCGAAGATCACCTCGCAGGTCTCGATCCCTTTGTACCCGAGCTTGTCGATGTCGCGGCTGACGGTCAGGCCCGGGCCGCGCTCGGCGCACAGCAGGCTGATGCCCTTGTGCGGCGGGCTGGCGGTGGGGTCGGTCTTGCAGACGGTCGAGTAGAGCGTCGCCGTGCGCGCGTTGGTGATGAACATCTTCGAGCCGTTCACCACGTAGTGGTCGCCGTCGCGGCGGGCGACGGTGCGGATCTGCTGCGTGTCGCTGCCCGCGTGCGCCTCGGTGAGGCAGAGCGCGGCGCGGTGCTCGCCGCGCGCCATCGCCGGGAGCCAGCGCTGCTGCTGCTCGGCGGTACCGAAGTGCTGCAGCACGTAGGCGAACATGAGGTGCGTGTTGAGCACGCCCGAGAGGCTCATCCAGCCGCGGCAGATCTCCTCGACGACGCGCGCGTAGGTCGAGTAGTCGAGCCCCATACCGCCCCACTCGGGCGCGATCGTGGCGCCGAACAGTCCGAGCTCCTTCATGCGCTCGACGAGCGGGGTCGGGTACTCGTTCTCGTGCTCGTATCGGCTCGCGACCGGGAGCACCTCGCGCTCGACGAAGCGGCGGACCGTTGCCAGAACCTGCGCGGCGACCTCGGGATCGGTGGCGGGGGCGGGGCGGGCGGACATGGGTGGAGGATCACCACGTTCGTCCCCTGAGTTCAACCAAACTCCCTTGCAACCGCGGACGCCCCTCAGTAGCGTGCGCCCCGTGCGCGCTGCGGTGCGGGCCGCCTGTATCCTGCTGGTGTTCGGGCTGGGCGTCGGGGTGGAACACAGTGCAGGGGCACCGGCGCCGGCACGATCCGACACCGAGGTGTTCAGCGGGGCGGAGGAGACGACGCCTGCGCGCGCCCAGCGTCCGCCGGCCGTCGGCTACTGGCGCGTGCGCACCGAGATCACGGTCGGTGCCGCGACGGAGCCGAGCCGCGTGGCGATGCTCGTGCCGCTCTCGGACGGCCGGCAGGACGTCCTCGTGCGGCGCATGGCGGCGCCCGGCTTCCGCGTCGCCGAGCGGCAGGAGCCGCCCAACCTCCAGGTGGAGTGGACCGCGGAGCGCCTGAAGGCGCCGACGACGATCGTCTACGACGTCGCGGTACGGGTCTCGGAGGTGCGCGACCGCGTCCCCGAGACGCCCATCCATGAGGTCGCCATCGGACCCGAGGCGCAGCCGTGGCTGGCGCCGTCCCCGGACGCGCCCGCCGACGCCCCATTGGTACGCGAGCGGGCGCGGGCGATCGTCGGCAAGGCGACGCGGCTCGACGAGGTGGTGTGGTCGCTCTTCCAGTACGTCGCCGCGTTCCCGCCGCCGGGTGAGGCCGGGGCGCCGCAGGAGGCGCTGCCGGCGCTCGAGCGTCGGCTCGGCACCGGCCTCGGCCGCGCCCGCGCCCTCGTCGCGCTCCTGCGGGCGCGAGGGGTGCCGGCGCGCGTCGTCGGCGGCATCCGCCTGGAGAACGCCGCCCAGAAGCGCGGGACGGCGTCGTGGGTGGAGGCCTGGACGGGAGCGCGGTGGGTGCCGCTCGATCCGGTCGGCGGACACTACGCGGCGCTGCCGAACACCTACCTCGCCGTCTACCGCGGCGACCGCCCGCTGCTGGTCCACACGCGCGGCCTCGGCTTCTCCTACGGCTTCACCGTGCGGCAGACGACGCGGCGCGCGGTCGAGGAGAGCGCCGCGGCCGACGCCACCGAGACCGCCGACGCGCCGACGGCGCGGGCGGCCGGCAGCGACGGCGTGCAGACGCACACCGCCTACGTGCCCGCGCCGGTGGCGGCGGTCGTGCTCATCGCCGATCAGAGCGTGCCCGCGGCGGCGACGGACCGCATCCTCGCCGAGGCGCGTGAGGCGTCGATCGACTGCGTGCTCCTCACCGCCCGCTTCGCGTCGCGCTACTTCCGCGAGCGCTACCTCGAGCGCCTGGTGTCGACCAACCTGCCGCTCATCCGCCAGGCGAACCTCGTCCTGGTCGCGACCGCCGACAGCGCCGGCGTCTATGCGTTGCTCGCGCTCGCCGAGCGCGGCGTGCGGCTCCCCGACAGCCGCATCATCGTCTCCGGCGCGATGAGCGAACCGTCGGCGCTCATGCTGGGCTCGCTGCTCTACAATCTCGTGCGGCCGGGCGAGGTGGCGCTGGTCCGGCGCCCGGCCGACATCCTGCCGCTCTGGGAGATGGCGCGGGCGAACCTGATCGACGGTGCGCCGCTGCGGGAGGAGGCGCAGCGCTGGAACATCGACGCGCTCGTTCTCGGCGAGGCCGGGACGCGCCTGCCCAGCTGGCGGCGGCCGTTGCTGCACGCGTGGGCCCAGATCGTGCGCGCCGGGGTGCCGCTGCCGGCGCTGACGCTGATCCTCGTCCTCCCGATCATCGCCTCGGTGGTGGTGTTCGCGCGGCTCGTCGTCGGCGTGCCGACCTTCGGCACCTTCGGGCCGGTGATCGTGTCGCTCGCCTTCATCACCACCGGCCTGTGGTGGGGAACGCTGACCTTCGCGGTCATCGTCGGGCTCGGCATCCTCCTGCGGGCGGCGCTGCAACGGCTCCGCCTCCAGGCGGTCGCCCGTGTGGCGATCCTGATCACGCTCGTCTCCGTCGTGATGGGCGGGCTCACGCTGCTCGGGGCCCGCCTCGGGATCGGGCCGCTCCTCCATCTGAGCGTGTTCCCGATGCTCATCATGGCCAACGTCGTGGAGAGCTTCGCGTCGGCGCAGATCGAGCTGGGCACGCGTACCGCCGTCCGCCAGACCATCTGGACGCTCCTCGTCTCGATGGCCTGCTACCTGCTCGTCGATCGGGCAGGCCTCCAGGGGCTGGTCGTCGCCTTCCCGGAGATCCTGATCCTGCCGGTGGTCGTGAACGTCGCGCTCGGCAAATGGCGTGGCATGCGGCTCCTCGAGTACGTGCGTTTCCGCAGCCTCGCGACGGCGCCGAGCGGCGCGCCGCCCGCGCGCACCGACCGCGAGCGGGCCGCATGATCGCTGCCCTGGCGCGGCTGCCGGACCTCGTGCTCGGCATCAACCGGCGCAACCACGACTACCTCTTCCGCTTCAACCGCCGCGACCGCTTCGCCCTGGTCGACGACAAGATCGCCACCAAGGAGCGTCTCGCCGCGCACGACGTGCCCCATCCGCCGGCGCTCGAGGTGTGCGACGCGCCCTGGCGGCTGCGTGAGCTCGCGCCTCGCCTGCGTGCGCACGGCGCCTTCGCGATGAAGCCGGCGTGCGGGGCGGGCGGCGGCGGCATCGTCGTCGTCGTGGGACTGCGCGACGGGCGCTTCGAGACGGCGGGCGGGCGGACGCTCGACTGGCGCGAGCTGGCCGCGCACGCGGCCGACGTGCTCGCGGGCGTCTACTCGATGGCCGGCCGCGAGGACCGCGTGCTCGTCGAGGGGCTCGTGGTCGGCGACCCGGAGCTCGCCCGGCTGTCGTACCGCGGCGTGCCCGACCTGCGCGTCGTCGTCCTGCGCGGCGTGCCCCTGTTGGCGATGCTGCGGCTGCCGACGCGGCGCTCGGACGGGCGCGCGAACCTCCATCTCGGCGGCCTCGGCGTCGGCATCGATCTCGCGAGCGGCCGCACCACGACGGCCATCAGCGGCCGGCGGGAGGTCACGATGCATCCGGATCTCGGCGTGCCGCTCGCCGGCACCGTGATCCCGGGATGGGACCAGGCGCTGCGCACGGCGGTGCGGGCGGCGGACGCGATCGGGCTCGGCTTCGTCGGCGTCGACCTCGTGCTCGACGCCGCCCACGGCCCCCTCGTGCTCGAGCTGAACGCGCGGCCCGGGCTGGCGATCCAGCTGGCGAACCGGCGTGGGATGCGCCCGCTGCTCGAGCGCGTCGCCCAGGCTGCGGTGCCACCGTCGCCGGAGGCGCGCATCGCGCTCGGCCGCGCGCTCGTGGCGGAGTGAGCGGCCCTCAGCGCGGGCGGGCCGGCGTCGGCGCCATCTCGTACTGGAAGGCCGCGATGCGCGGGCGGCCGTCGCGCCGCTCGATCGTCCACGTGGCCGTGCCGCGCATCTCGCCCTGCGTGCCGTCGCGATTGCGGTAGGTCACCACGAAGGGGCCGCGCGCGGTCACCCGCACGTCGCGCGTCGTGAGCCGCAGGTCCGGCAGCGTGTACTGGACGTCGTCGATGTCGAGGAACGCCTTGCGATAGGCCTCCGCGATCTGCGTGAGCCCGGCGCGGCCGTTCTCGGTGGCGTCGCGCGCGAAGAGCGCCATCAGGCGGTCGACGTCGCGATCCTCGTAGGCGAGCCGGAAGTCCTGCACCAGCGTGCGGGCCTCGGCGAGGGTAGGCGGCCCGACGGTGAGCTCGGTGTCCGGCGGCGCCTGCTGCGGCGCCTCCTGCGGCGCCGCCGCCGCGGCGTCCGCCGGCGCCGCGGCGACGGCGTCGGCGTTCGCGGCGGTCTCCGAGGCGGGGACCGGATCGCGGGCGTCGGCCGGCTCCGCCGCGGCCTCGGCCGGCGGGCTCTCCGCCGCGGGGCCGGACGCCGGCTCCCGGGCGGAACGGCGTCCGGAGCTGCGACCGGTGGGGCCGGAGCCGGGGACTCGGGCACGGCCGCCGGCGCGGGCGCGACCGACGGTGATCGTCCTCCGAGCCGCTCGAGGAGCGGCGCGACGAGCGGCGCCACGAGGTCGGGACGCATCATCCCGATCGCAACCGCACCGCCGAGCGCCACGAGCACGGCGAGGGCGAGGAGCAGCCGCCCGATCCCGTCGGAGGCCGCCGCCGGCGGCGGAGCGGGGCGGCGCCGCAGCCAGGCGGGGACCGCGCGGCGCGGGATCGGCCTGCGTCGCGAGCGCGGCCTGGGCCGCGGCGGCGGTCTGGGCCGACGCCCCCATCGCCGCGCGCGGTGCCGCGAAGCGCGGCCCCTGCTCGGCGGCGACCGGCGCCGGCGTGGGCACGACGGCGAGCGGGCCGGCATGCACGGCGGTCGGTGCACTCCGCGGCGGGGGCGTCGCCATCGGCGCGGGCGCCAGCGTCAGGGGGCGGCGACCGGCATCGGCGCAGACGGCCTCGACTCCACCGGCGGCGCGAGGGGCCGCGGGCTCGGGCGGGGTCGTGGCGGGTGCCGGGGCCGCCGCGACGGGAGTCGGCGACGCCGCGACCGGCGCGGTGGCTGCCGTGGCGGGTGCCGGGGCCGCCGCCTGTGCCGCCGGATCCTCGGGGGGGAGCAGGCGCGCGTAGTCGGCCCACGCCTCGTCGACGACGTCGGCGGTGATCTTTCGCTGCCCCGCGGCGAATCCGCTGACCAGGCTGGCGTCGCAGAGCACGTTGACGATGCGCGGGATGCCGCCGGTGACCGCGTGGATGCGCGCGACCGCCTCGGGCGTGAAGAGCTCGAGGTCCGGCGCACCGACCTGCTCCAGGCGCCGGCGCATGTAGGCGGCCAGCTCGTCCGGGCCGAGCGCCCGCAGGCGCACGTGCATGGCGATGCGCTGGCGGAGCTGACGCAGGCTCCCCTGGGCGAGCTTCTGCTCCAGCTCCGGCTGCCCGGCGAGGAGGATCTGGAGGATCTTCTCGCTGCCGGTCTCCAGGTTCGAGAGCAGCCGCAGCTCCTCCAGCACGCGCGCGTCGAGGTCCTGGGCCTCGTCGATGAGGAGCACGACGTTGCCGCCGGCGCGCGTGTGCTCGAGCAGGAACTCGTTCAGGCGCTGGAGCAGGACGAGCTTGCGACCGCCGTCGACGGGAATGCCGAGCTCGGTGAGGATGTACTCGAGGATCTCGTCGAACGAGACCGTGGGGTGCAGCAGGAGCACCGTGCGCGTGCTCGGGTTGATGGAGTCGAGCAGGTAGCGCAGCAGCGTCGTCTTGCCGGTGCCGGCCTCGCCGACCAGGGAGAGGAAGCCCTTGCGTTGATCGATGCCGTAGACGAGGGCGGCGCAGGCCTCGTCGTAGCACGGGTTCCGATAGAGGAAGCGCGGGTCGGGCGTGACCCGGAACGGAGCCTCACGGAAGCCGTAGAACGCCTCGTACATCCCGGACTCCGGATGCTACGCGAGGTGCCGGTGAGGTGAAAGCCGCGGGCCGTATGGCACGCGGCATGGGGAGCGCGACGGCTCAGCGGAAGAGGTCGAGCTCGGGCCTGCGGACGAGGCTGCGGGCCCCCGTCGTCCCCGGCGTCCAACGCACGCCGCGCACGATCGCCGCGGCGACGCCGCTGTCCTTCTCCATGA
The genomic region above belongs to bacterium and contains:
- a CDS encoding AAA family ATPase, producing the protein MYEAFYGFREAPFRVTPDPRFLYRNPCYDEACAALVYGIDQRKGFLSLVGEAGTGKTTLLRYLLDSINPSTRTVLLLHPTVSFDEILEYILTELGIPVDGGRKLVLLQRLNEFLLEHTRAGGNVVLLIDEAQDLDARVLEELRLLSNLETGSEKILQILLAGQPELEQKLAQGSLRQLRQRIAMHVRLRALGPDELAAYMRRRLEQVGAPDLELFTPEAVARIHAVTGGIPRIVNVLCDASLVSGFAAGQRKITADVVDEAWADYARLLPPEDPAAQAAAPAPATAATAPVAASPTPVAAAPAPATTPPEPAAPRAAGGVEAVCADAGRRPLTLAPAPMATPPPRSAPTAVHAGPLAVVPTPAPVAAEQGPRFAAPRAAMGASAQTAAAAQAALATQADPAPRGPRLAAAPPRSAAGGGLRRDRAAAPRPRRARGARRCGCDRDDASRPRGAARRAAPRAARRTITVGRARAGGRARVPGSGPTGRSSGRRSAREPASGPAAESPPAEAAAEPADARDPVPASETAANADAVAAAPADAAAAAPQEAPQQAPPDTELTVGPPTLAEARTLVQDFRLAYEDRDVDRLMALFARDATENGRAGLTQIAEAYRKAFLDIDDVQYTLPDLRLTTRDVRVTARGPFVVTYRNRDGTQGEMRGTATWTIERRDGRPRIAAFQYEMAPTPARPR
- a CDS encoding alpha-L-glutamate ligase-like protein, which gives rise to MIAALARLPDLVLGINRRNHDYLFRFNRRDRFALVDDKIATKERLAAHDVPHPPALEVCDAPWRLRELAPRLRAHGAFAMKPACGAGGGGIVVVVGLRDGRFETAGGRTLDWRELAAHAADVLAGVYSMAGREDRVLVEGLVVGDPELARLSYRGVPDLRVVVLRGVPLLAMLRLPTRRSDGRANLHLGGLGVGIDLASGRTTTAISGRREVTMHPDLGVPLAGTVIPGWDQALRTAVRAADAIGLGFVGVDLVLDAAHGPLVLELNARPGLAIQLANRRGMRPLLERVAQAAVPPSPEARIALGRALVAE
- a CDS encoding acyl-CoA dehydrogenase family protein, whose amino-acid sequence is MSARPAPATDPEVAAQVLATVRRFVEREVLPVASRYEHENEYPTPLVERMKELGLFGATIAPEWGGMGLDYSTYARVVEEICRGWMSLSGVLNTHLMFAYVLQHFGTAEQQQRWLPAMARGEHRAALCLTEAHAGSDTQQIRTVARRDGDHYVVNGSKMFITNARTATLYSTVCKTDPTASPPHKGISLLCAERGPGLTVSRDIDKLGYKGIETCEVIFEDHRVPVANLIGGEEGRGLQTVLSGLEVGRINIAARAVGVARAAFEAAIKYSQQRTTFGKPICEHQAIQLKLAEMATKIEAATLLVRNAAAMKDRGERCDLEAGMAKYFASETCQEVSLEAMRILGGYGYTKEFPVERFYRDAPLMIIGEGTNEIQRLVIAKGLLARHRV